In Stieleria varia, one genomic interval encodes:
- a CDS encoding class I SAM-dependent methyltransferase, whose translation MKTFRFSLLAILLIQLVRPTFAQEAVVDQPDAGVTKVPEGINDNFKKPDLNVDEWIGKFEVESREVYSARNEVLKACRIKPGDRIADVGAGTGFYSRLFAKTTGWGGWVYSVDIAPSFLQHIAKRATADGIENLTTVLGTDVSIRLPPESVDLVFICDTYHHFESPAESLASIYRALKPGGRLVLIDFNRIPGKSREFLLGHIRAPKEVFQAEIVKSGFQFEDEVTIDAFEENYLLRFTKPKS comes from the coding sequence ATGAAAACTTTTCGATTCAGTTTGCTCGCGATCCTGCTGATCCAGCTGGTCAGACCCACCTTTGCTCAAGAAGCCGTCGTGGACCAACCGGATGCCGGGGTGACTAAAGTCCCCGAGGGCATCAATGACAATTTCAAGAAGCCCGATCTGAACGTCGACGAGTGGATCGGAAAATTTGAGGTGGAGAGTCGCGAGGTCTATTCCGCACGCAACGAAGTTTTGAAAGCTTGCCGAATCAAGCCGGGCGATCGCATCGCCGATGTCGGTGCAGGCACGGGGTTTTACAGTCGCCTCTTTGCCAAAACGACCGGATGGGGCGGGTGGGTCTACAGCGTCGATATCGCGCCCAGTTTCCTGCAACACATCGCAAAACGTGCAACTGCGGACGGCATCGAGAACTTGACCACTGTTCTGGGGACTGATGTTTCCATTCGGCTACCGCCCGAATCCGTTGATCTCGTTTTCATCTGCGACACTTATCACCATTTTGAAAGTCCCGCAGAGTCGTTAGCATCTATCTATCGGGCGCTGAAACCTGGAGGGCGGCTCGTGTTGATCGATTTCAATCGGATCCCCGGCAAATCACGGGAGTTTTTGCTCGGACATATCCGTGCCCCCAAAGAAGTCTTTCAAGCGGAAATCGTGAAGTCAGGATTTCAGTTCGAAGATGAAGTGACCATCGACGCATTTGAAGAGAATTACTTGTTGCGGTTCACCAAACCCAAATCGTAG
- a CDS encoding cytochrome ubiquinol oxidase subunit I, whose amino-acid sequence MDVELLSRLQFAGTIMFHYLFPPLSIGLGLQLFLCELAFYRTRNPAWEAAARFWTRVFAVNFAMGVATGIVMEFEFGTNWAAYSRFVGDVFGSALAAEGIFAFFLESGFLAVLVFGWDRVGPTMHLLSTLMVFLGSVFSAVWIVVANSWQQTPAGYEIVWHDVQGEMMPRAEVTDFWAMVFNPSSVDRLTHTLIGAFVLGAFFVASVCAYYLLKGRHDEIAKRCLSISLPTSLLFTIAAAMSGHHSAQQLVETQPAKLAAMEAHFHSTDDPTGLYLFGWPDAETEQVHFGVQVPNLLSLMVYNDPMQPVPAMDQIPEDERPPVWLPFQTFHLMVGLGTMMIGVSMLACWSWYRDVLLQRRWLLWAIVFMPIAAMTANQAGWITAEVGRQPWIVYPSVQNGVEMMGLRTSEGLSESVTAEQVLSSIILFGIIYSLLFAVWVFVLNHKIQHGPESVDQLLEHKRKLAGQSMAEAFGQHGTSRAGGMMEDDN is encoded by the coding sequence ATGGACGTTGAACTTCTCAGCCGGCTGCAGTTTGCCGGCACGATCATGTTCCATTATCTGTTCCCGCCGCTTTCGATCGGCTTGGGGCTGCAGTTGTTTCTCTGCGAGCTGGCGTTTTATCGCACTCGCAATCCCGCATGGGAAGCAGCGGCTCGGTTCTGGACTCGAGTGTTCGCGGTGAACTTTGCCATGGGCGTTGCCACGGGCATCGTCATGGAGTTTGAGTTTGGGACCAACTGGGCGGCTTATTCACGATTCGTCGGTGACGTGTTCGGCTCGGCGCTTGCCGCAGAGGGTATCTTTGCGTTCTTCCTGGAGAGCGGTTTCTTGGCAGTACTGGTGTTCGGCTGGGATCGTGTCGGTCCCACGATGCACTTGCTGAGCACGTTGATGGTGTTTCTTGGTTCTGTGTTCAGCGCCGTGTGGATCGTGGTTGCCAACAGTTGGCAACAGACGCCGGCGGGGTACGAGATCGTTTGGCACGACGTGCAAGGCGAAATGATGCCTCGCGCGGAAGTCACCGATTTCTGGGCAATGGTGTTCAATCCATCCTCCGTGGACCGATTGACGCACACCTTGATCGGTGCCTTTGTCCTCGGAGCGTTCTTCGTCGCCTCGGTGTGTGCGTACTACTTGCTGAAGGGACGCCACGATGAAATCGCCAAACGCTGTCTTTCGATTTCCTTGCCCACCTCGCTGCTGTTCACGATCGCTGCGGCGATGTCTGGCCACCATTCTGCTCAGCAGTTGGTGGAGACACAGCCGGCCAAGTTGGCGGCAATGGAGGCACATTTTCATTCCACCGACGACCCGACCGGTTTGTACCTGTTTGGATGGCCAGACGCAGAGACGGAGCAAGTGCACTTCGGTGTCCAGGTTCCCAACCTGTTGAGCTTGATGGTCTACAACGATCCTATGCAACCCGTACCGGCGATGGATCAAATTCCTGAAGACGAACGACCACCGGTTTGGTTGCCCTTTCAGACCTTTCATTTGATGGTGGGACTGGGCACCATGATGATCGGGGTGTCGATGCTCGCCTGCTGGTCTTGGTACCGCGACGTGCTGTTGCAACGCCGATGGTTGCTGTGGGCAATCGTTTTCATGCCGATCGCTGCGATGACGGCCAATCAAGCGGGTTGGATCACAGCAGAAGTCGGTCGACAACCGTGGATCGTATATCCATCAGTCCAAAACGGCGTCGAGATGATGGGGTTGCGAACGTCCGAGGGCTTGAGCGAGTCGGTGACCGCCGAGCAAGTGCTCAGCTCGATCATCTTGTTCGGAATCATCTACTCGTTGTTGTTCGCAGTATGGGTATTTGTGCTGAATCACAAGATTCAGCACGGCCCCGAATCAGTTGATCAGTTGCTGGAGCACAAACGAAAGTTGGCTGGACAGTCCATGGCCGAGGCGTTCGGTCAACACGGGACATCGCGTGCCGGCGGGATGATGGAGGACGACAACTGA
- the cydB gene encoding cytochrome d ubiquinol oxidase subunit II, whose product MSYELLTLIWFVLLGVLLCGYAILDGFDLGVGILHPFIAKDDQERRLVMNSIGPLWDGNEVWLVTFGGALFAAFPVAYATVFSSFYTAFFLLLTCLIGRAVSLEFRSKVHSPAWRRMWDFGFFLSSLTAAMLLGIAGGNVMAGMELGPKYVYQGSLLSQVYWYPLLVGFLTVSLFALHGAIYLFLKTEHELQARVRRAIMPLFYVFAALYTVVTVVTWWHVPHATANLSDYPVLWIVPVLNALAVLNIPRAMHLGKPGYAFFSSSMVILALAALFSVAIFPNFMLSTIDPAYSVNIQNARSSQQTLGTMLIIAAIGIPCVLSYTVIIYWIFRGKVKLDSHSY is encoded by the coding sequence ATGAGCTACGAACTCCTCACGTTGATTTGGTTTGTCCTACTCGGCGTGCTGTTGTGCGGCTACGCGATCTTGGACGGTTTCGATTTGGGCGTTGGAATCCTGCATCCCTTCATTGCCAAGGACGACCAGGAGCGGCGACTGGTGATGAATTCCATCGGACCGTTGTGGGACGGCAACGAAGTCTGGCTGGTGACATTTGGCGGGGCGTTGTTCGCCGCGTTTCCCGTTGCCTACGCGACCGTGTTCAGCAGCTTCTACACCGCTTTCTTTCTGCTGCTGACCTGTTTGATCGGGCGCGCGGTGAGTCTGGAGTTTCGTTCCAAGGTCCATTCACCTGCGTGGCGAAGGATGTGGGACTTTGGATTCTTTCTCTCGTCATTGACGGCCGCGATGCTGCTGGGGATTGCCGGTGGAAACGTGATGGCGGGAATGGAACTGGGGCCAAAGTATGTCTATCAGGGCAGCCTGTTGAGTCAGGTGTACTGGTATCCGCTGTTGGTCGGATTCCTAACCGTGTCGTTGTTCGCGTTGCACGGAGCGATCTATTTGTTCCTCAAAACGGAGCACGAGCTGCAGGCAAGGGTGCGTCGTGCGATCATGCCGTTGTTCTATGTTTTCGCCGCCTTATACACGGTTGTTACCGTGGTAACTTGGTGGCATGTTCCCCACGCGACGGCGAACTTGTCGGATTACCCGGTGCTTTGGATCGTGCCGGTTCTCAATGCCCTGGCCGTGTTGAACATTCCTCGTGCGATGCATCTGGGGAAGCCGGGCTATGCGTTTTTCTCGTCGTCGATGGTTATCCTGGCTTTGGCAGCTTTGTTCAGCGTCGCAATCTTTCCAAACTTTATGTTGTCCACCATCGACCCGGCGTATAGCGTGAACATACAGAATGCACGCAGTAGTCAGCAAACACTCGGGACCATGCTGATCATCGCCGCCATCGGAATTCCGTGCGTGCTCAGCTACACCGTGATCATCTATTGGATCTTTCGAGGCAAAGTCAAATTGGACTCGCACAGTTACTGA